The following proteins are co-located in the Microbacterium sp. Clip185 genome:
- a CDS encoding AsnC family transcriptional regulator — protein sequence MSDSLSELDLAIVHALQIDARAPWARIAAAVGADTGTVTRHWQALRADGLAWTTIWPTPERWARTTDVALVLMDADTATRDAITLLPWVIALDETSAGVLAVVAASGGLEAIGARVRAIAGRGAGIRRTDVAASIVQEDSTWRLQALSRAQQRVLVAPPGARRDARPPSPEVTAEIAAALADDPRLAVLTLGKRLGVSEPTMRRTLDRSIAAGVLRFGCDLSMSAAGLGRAAMLWARARDVDAAADRAGLLAETHRAGVVVGPSPVFASVRMRTLTALPSIEHRWQDAAAVEVADRWTVLRTWKRNGHLLDGEGRSIRRIPVEW from the coding sequence ATGTCCGACTCGCTCAGCGAACTCGATCTCGCGATCGTTCACGCGTTGCAGATCGACGCCCGGGCGCCCTGGGCGCGGATCGCTGCTGCCGTCGGGGCAGACACCGGAACCGTGACTCGCCACTGGCAGGCGCTGCGCGCCGACGGGCTCGCCTGGACCACGATCTGGCCGACGCCCGAGCGGTGGGCACGAACGACCGACGTCGCGCTCGTCTTGATGGATGCGGATACGGCGACGCGCGACGCGATCACTCTGCTGCCCTGGGTCATCGCCCTCGACGAGACGTCTGCGGGCGTCCTGGCGGTCGTCGCCGCGTCGGGGGGACTCGAGGCGATCGGCGCGCGCGTGCGCGCGATCGCCGGACGGGGCGCCGGCATCCGGCGCACCGACGTCGCCGCATCCATCGTGCAGGAGGACTCGACGTGGCGACTGCAAGCCCTCTCGCGCGCACAACAGCGCGTGCTGGTCGCACCCCCAGGTGCCCGTCGCGACGCGCGCCCGCCGTCGCCCGAGGTCACCGCGGAGATCGCGGCGGCGCTCGCCGATGATCCTCGACTGGCTGTGCTGACTCTGGGGAAACGGTTGGGCGTATCGGAGCCGACGATGCGCCGAACCCTCGATCGGTCGATCGCTGCCGGGGTCCTGCGCTTCGGCTGCGACCTCTCCATGTCGGCGGCGGGTCTCGGGCGCGCGGCGATGCTGTGGGCGCGCGCCCGAGACGTCGACGCCGCGGCGGATCGCGCGGGTCTACTCGCCGAGACGCACCGGGCGGGTGTCGTCGTCGGTCCGTCGCCCGTCTTTGCGAGTGTGCGGATGCGGACCCTCACCGCTCTGCCGTCCATCGAGCATCGTTGGCAGGATGCCGCCGCCGTCGAGGTCGCCGACCGGTGGACCGTCCTGCGCACATGGAAACGCAACGGGCATCTCCTCGACGGTGAGGGACGTTCAATCAGGCGGATCCCCGTGGAGTGGTGA
- a CDS encoding MFS transporter codes for MIRMWATTRFGYALGGIASGTYGTVPGLILMPYLTDLLGVEAAVAGLIVFIPKAWDFFLNPIAGRVSDRSPRTDRRRPFLLRAGVVLALTFAAMFFGPSAPPVAGALWVLALFVASATAYAFFQVPYLALSAEITDDYGERTRLVTWRVIVFTLAILLSGAAAPALVEAAGGLAGYRIMAGAMSALILVGTVGVWWGTRGAARVRSEPAGGRLRTQLAAVLSNPDARLLVIPFVLQAIAMGMVLSGVIYVARHVFDDASLATTCFVCFVAPAILLTPGWAALGRRIGKRNGFAVATVVQIAGFIGLFVAAGMGQGMLLAAAAVVGVGYAGGQLFPLAMLPDIAAEDAKRSGLNRIGMIAGVWSGFELLGYALGPALLGATMSIGGYVASTQIDLPQTDAARTAIIIGTSLAPALLCAVSLLPLSRYTLDARLRRAAVTTPRGSA; via the coding sequence ATGATCAGGATGTGGGCGACGACGCGATTCGGGTACGCGCTGGGCGGTATCGCCTCCGGCACGTACGGCACCGTGCCGGGACTGATCCTCATGCCGTACCTCACTGACCTCCTCGGGGTGGAGGCGGCGGTCGCCGGGCTCATCGTGTTCATCCCGAAGGCGTGGGACTTCTTCCTCAACCCGATCGCCGGCCGAGTGTCGGACCGATCCCCCCGTACGGACCGGCGCCGCCCCTTCCTCTTGCGAGCCGGCGTGGTCCTGGCGCTCACCTTCGCCGCCATGTTCTTCGGCCCGAGTGCACCCCCTGTGGCCGGCGCGCTCTGGGTGCTCGCTCTCTTCGTCGCATCGGCGACGGCGTACGCGTTCTTCCAGGTGCCCTATCTCGCGCTCTCGGCAGAGATCACCGACGATTACGGCGAGCGGACACGCCTCGTCACCTGGCGTGTGATCGTCTTCACTCTGGCGATCCTCCTCTCCGGCGCCGCCGCTCCCGCACTGGTCGAGGCGGCGGGTGGACTCGCCGGCTATCGGATCATGGCGGGGGCGATGTCGGCGCTGATCCTCGTCGGCACCGTCGGCGTCTGGTGGGGAACCCGCGGCGCCGCCCGTGTGCGAAGCGAGCCCGCCGGCGGGCGACTGCGCACGCAGCTGGCCGCCGTGCTGAGCAACCCGGATGCCCGCCTTCTCGTCATCCCTTTCGTCTTACAGGCGATCGCCATGGGCATGGTGCTCAGCGGCGTGATCTACGTCGCACGGCATGTGTTCGACGACGCATCCCTGGCGACGACCTGCTTCGTCTGCTTCGTGGCCCCGGCCATTCTGCTGACTCCAGGGTGGGCGGCGCTCGGGAGGCGCATCGGAAAGCGCAACGGGTTCGCGGTCGCCACCGTGGTCCAGATCGCGGGCTTCATCGGGCTGTTCGTGGCTGCGGGAATGGGGCAAGGGATGCTGCTCGCCGCCGCCGCCGTCGTCGGCGTCGGGTACGCGGGCGGCCAGCTCTTTCCTCTCGCCATGCTTCCGGATATCGCCGCCGAGGACGCGAAGCGTTCCGGACTGAACCGGATCGGGATGATCGCCGGGGTGTGGTCGGGGTTCGAGCTGCTCGGCTACGCGTTGGGCCCGGCGCTTCTCGGGGCGACGATGAGCATCGGCGGTTACGTCGCCTCCACGCAGATCGATCTCCCGCAGACGGATGCGGCCAGAACCGCGATCATCATCGGCACCTCTCTCGCCCCTGCACTCCTGTGCGCCGTGAGCCTGCTGCCGCTCTCGCGCTACACGCTGGATGCGCGACTGCGGCGGGCGGCCGTCACCACTCCACGGGGATCCGCCTGA
- a CDS encoding ABC transporter substrate-binding protein, whose amino-acid sequence MPSLLRRRLLLASSLAVAAALLAGCAQTAAAPESTAAATHTVTDARGEVAVPDAPKRVVALEPLELDTAVALGVTPVGAAVAATTTGIPSYLGVADVATVGTVAEPDLEAIAALKPDLILGTEARHSKLYDQLSAIAPTVFMATQADPWQQNVLLIGDALNRKDDAQQLLDGFNARCAQIGSEHDVAGKTANLIRPMDASKLRIYSPTSFAGSALECVGFTIPEQTWDGDGGIGRDISPENIADAEADYVFVTTADVDDPTTIPDAITQNAALFPSLTPVDASYWLSGVGPLGGNKVLDDIDRFLSAG is encoded by the coding sequence ATGCCCTCGCTCCTGCGCCGCCGCCTCCTGCTCGCGAGTTCGCTCGCTGTCGCTGCCGCTCTGCTCGCCGGATGCGCGCAGACAGCCGCCGCCCCGGAGTCGACGGCCGCCGCGACGCACACGGTGACCGACGCGCGCGGGGAGGTCGCGGTGCCCGACGCACCGAAGCGCGTGGTGGCTCTCGAGCCGCTCGAGCTCGACACCGCCGTGGCGCTGGGTGTCACCCCGGTAGGCGCCGCCGTCGCGGCGACGACCACCGGCATCCCGTCCTATCTCGGCGTCGCGGATGTGGCGACGGTCGGCACGGTGGCGGAGCCCGACCTCGAGGCGATCGCCGCTCTCAAGCCCGACCTGATCCTGGGCACCGAGGCGCGTCACTCGAAGCTGTACGACCAGCTCAGCGCGATCGCGCCCACCGTCTTCATGGCGACGCAGGCCGACCCGTGGCAGCAGAACGTGCTGCTCATCGGCGATGCGCTGAACCGCAAGGACGACGCCCAGCAGCTGCTCGACGGCTTCAACGCGCGCTGCGCGCAGATCGGTTCGGAGCACGACGTCGCCGGCAAGACCGCCAACCTGATCCGCCCGATGGATGCGTCGAAGCTGCGCATCTACTCCCCCACTTCCTTCGCCGGCAGCGCGCTCGAGTGCGTGGGCTTCACCATCCCGGAGCAGACCTGGGACGGCGACGGCGGCATCGGGCGCGACATCTCGCCGGAGAACATCGCGGATGCGGAGGCCGACTACGTCTTCGTCACGACCGCGGATGTGGACGACCCGACGACGATCCCCGATGCGATCACCCAGAACGCGGCGCTGTTCCCGTCTCTGACGCCCGTCGATGCCAGCTACTGGCTCTCGGGTGTGGGCCCGCTCGGCGGCAACAAGGTGCTCGACGACATCGATCGGTTCCTCTCCGCCGGCTGA